From a region of the Azospirillum formosense genome:
- a CDS encoding DUF1476 domain-containing protein has protein sequence MTTFDERERAFENKFQHDQDLLFRIRARRDRLAGLWAAGLLGLTGGEADAYVRQIIDADISAVGPHDVRDRLAADLHAKGVDISDHRVEKELARLLDVARQQVHAE, from the coding sequence ATGACGACCTTCGACGAGCGCGAGAGGGCCTTCGAGAACAAGTTCCAGCATGACCAGGACCTGCTCTTCAGGATCCGCGCGCGCCGCGACCGGCTGGCGGGACTCTGGGCCGCGGGCCTGCTGGGCCTGACCGGGGGCGAGGCCGACGCCTATGTCCGCCAGATCATCGACGCGGACATTTCGGCCGTCGGTCCGCACGACGTCCGCGACCGTCTGGCCGCCGACCTGCACGCCAAGGGCGTCGACATCTCCGACCACCGCGTGGAGAAGGAGCTGGCCCGCCTGCTGGACGTCGCCCGCCAGCAGGTGCACGCGGAGTAG
- a CDS encoding MOSC domain-containing protein, producing MTETTITAVLVGKVAAFGPPGRTSAIAKSPVDGPRAVGPEGFLDDEQADRRVHGGPDKAIHHYPLDHHPAWRDELGGEVPLLGQPGAFGENIATLGLTEADVCVGDRFRAGTALLEVAQARQPCWKLNHRFAVPDMAKRVQTTGRTGWYYRVPEPGVIGPGDRLALVERPYPQWTLARLLHLLYVDTQNREALAEMASLPVLAQTWRTLAERRLTQGVEDWSKRLNGGD from the coding sequence GTGACCGAAACCACCATTACCGCCGTCCTCGTCGGCAAGGTCGCCGCCTTCGGACCGCCGGGGCGGACCAGCGCCATCGCCAAGTCCCCGGTGGACGGCCCGCGCGCGGTCGGCCCCGAGGGTTTCCTGGACGACGAGCAGGCCGACCGCCGCGTCCATGGCGGGCCGGACAAGGCCATCCACCACTACCCGCTGGACCACCACCCGGCGTGGCGGGACGAGCTGGGCGGGGAGGTGCCGCTGCTCGGCCAGCCCGGCGCCTTCGGCGAGAACATCGCGACGCTCGGCCTGACCGAGGCCGACGTCTGCGTCGGCGACCGCTTCCGCGCCGGCACCGCCCTCCTGGAGGTCGCCCAGGCCCGCCAGCCCTGCTGGAAGCTGAACCACCGCTTCGCCGTGCCCGACATGGCCAAGCGCGTCCAGACCACCGGGCGCACCGGCTGGTACTATCGCGTGCCGGAACCCGGCGTGATCGGCCCCGGCGACCGGCTGGCCCTGGTGGAGCGGCCCTACCCGCAATGGACGCTCGCCCGGCTGCTGCACCTCCTCTACGTGGACACGCAGAACCGCGAGGCGCTGGCCGAGATGGCCTCCCTGCCCGTGCTCGCCCAGACCTGGCGCACGCTGGCCGAGCGCCGGCTGACGCAGGGCGTCGAGGATTGGAGCAAGCGCCTGAACGGCGGAGACTGA
- a CDS encoding MFS transporter: protein MSHITRRLVWFLGVSQLLCWGISYYLIAIFGNPMAADLGLSLPVAFGGFTAALLVMGVVSGSVGRAIDRWGGRPVMVVGSLLTAAGCLGLASSTGLLSYYASWLVLGLAMRASLYEAAFAALARLGGPLARVPISQITLLGGLASTVLWPVGQAMADAWGWRGALVAYAVIALLTIPLHAAIPSDRYVRPAAPAGTEPSGPMDPRRRTWVAPLFYMVMTTAVGVLTSAMSAHMIGILVGLGAAPAAAVWISTVRGVGQSSARLCEVMSGGRLHPASLALIACGLPLPGFIIGLWSGETLAAGVAFSLLFGAGAGLATIVRGTLPLVLFDPQSYGRTVGRLLVPSFYAAALAPMGYAVIIERSGETAALLLSAVLALVAVGAAGVLWATARR from the coding sequence ATGTCGCACATCACCCGCCGGCTGGTCTGGTTCCTCGGCGTCTCGCAGCTCCTGTGCTGGGGCATCTCCTATTACCTGATCGCCATCTTCGGGAATCCCATGGCCGCCGATCTGGGCCTGAGCCTGCCGGTGGCCTTCGGCGGATTCACGGCGGCGCTGCTGGTCATGGGGGTAGTGTCGGGCAGCGTCGGGCGGGCCATCGACCGCTGGGGCGGGCGCCCGGTGATGGTCGTCGGCTCGCTGCTGACGGCGGCGGGCTGCCTGGGGCTGGCCTCCTCGACGGGGCTGTTGAGCTACTACGCCTCCTGGCTGGTGCTGGGGCTGGCGATGCGGGCGAGCCTGTACGAGGCGGCCTTCGCCGCCCTGGCCCGGCTGGGCGGCCCGCTGGCGCGGGTGCCGATCTCGCAGATCACGCTGCTGGGCGGGCTGGCCTCGACGGTGCTGTGGCCGGTGGGGCAGGCGATGGCCGACGCCTGGGGCTGGCGCGGCGCGCTGGTCGCCTACGCGGTCATCGCGCTTCTGACCATCCCGCTGCACGCCGCCATCCCGTCCGACCGCTACGTGCGGCCGGCGGCGCCCGCCGGAACGGAGCCCTCCGGTCCCATGGACCCGCGGCGGCGGACCTGGGTGGCGCCGCTGTTCTACATGGTGATGACCACGGCGGTGGGGGTGCTGACCTCGGCGATGTCGGCGCACATGATCGGCATCCTGGTCGGGCTGGGGGCGGCGCCCGCGGCGGCGGTGTGGATTTCCACGGTGCGCGGCGTCGGCCAGTCCTCGGCCCGGCTGTGCGAGGTGATGTCCGGCGGCCGCCTGCATCCCGCCTCCCTGGCGCTGATCGCCTGCGGCCTGCCGCTGCCCGGTTTCATCATCGGCCTGTGGAGCGGCGAGACGCTGGCCGCGGGCGTCGCCTTCTCGCTGCTGTTCGGGGCGGGGGCCGGGCTGGCGACCATCGTGCGCGGCACGCTGCCGCTGGTGCTGTTCGACCCGCAGAGCTACGGCCGGACGGTCGGGCGGCTGCTCGTGCCGAGCTTCTACGCCGCCGCCCTGGCGCCCATGGGCTACGCGGTGATCATCGAGCGGTCGGGGGAGACGGCGGCGCTTCTGCTCTCCGCCGTCCTGGCGCTGGTGGCGGTGGGCGCTGCGGGCGTGCTGTGGGCGACCGCCCGCCGCTGA
- the purS gene encoding phosphoribosylformylglycinamidine synthase subunit PurS — protein sequence MKAKVHVTLKRGVLDPQGKAIAHALHTLGFDGVEDVRAGKVIELQLKSTDEAAARKEVEAMCTKLLANTVIEDYAIELVA from the coding sequence ATGAAGGCGAAGGTTCACGTCACCCTCAAGCGCGGCGTTCTCGACCCCCAGGGCAAGGCCATCGCGCACGCGCTGCACACGCTGGGCTTCGACGGCGTCGAGGACGTCCGCGCCGGCAAGGTCATCGAGCTTCAGCTGAAGAGCACCGACGAGGCCGCCGCCCGCAAGGAGGTCGAGGCCATGTGCACCAAGCTGCTGGCCAACACCGTGATCGAGGACTACGCGATCGAGCTGGTGGCCTGA
- a CDS encoding DNA-3-methyladenine glycosylase 2 family protein: MSIDHLSALDPIFAESLRVGGPTVRDFRRPDGFSGLLCLIIEQQLSTTVAAALWAKLQAMVGVVTPDAILALPDEDLRACGLSRQKIGYARGLAQTVADGRLDFDAIHQMDDEEAIAALVALKGIGRWTAEIYLMMALGRPDIWPVGDLAIQLGVQRLKGWAEKPTQAQLLAVAEPWRPHRSLAAQLVWHHYVALQEQARALKTAKGKKKP; the protein is encoded by the coding sequence ATGTCCATCGACCATCTCTCCGCGCTCGATCCCATCTTCGCCGAATCCCTGCGCGTCGGCGGCCCGACGGTGCGCGACTTCCGCCGCCCGGACGGCTTCTCCGGCCTGCTCTGCCTGATCATCGAGCAGCAGCTCTCCACCACGGTCGCCGCGGCGCTGTGGGCCAAGCTGCAAGCCATGGTCGGGGTGGTGACGCCCGACGCCATCCTGGCCCTGCCCGACGAGGACCTGCGGGCCTGCGGCCTGTCGCGCCAGAAGATCGGCTACGCCCGCGGGCTGGCCCAGACGGTCGCGGACGGGCGGCTGGACTTCGACGCCATTCACCAAATGGACGACGAGGAGGCCATCGCCGCCCTGGTCGCGCTGAAGGGCATCGGGCGCTGGACCGCCGAGATTTACCTGATGATGGCGCTCGGCCGGCCGGACATCTGGCCGGTCGGCGACCTCGCCATCCAGCTCGGCGTGCAGCGGCTGAAGGGCTGGGCGGAGAAGCCGACCCAGGCGCAGCTCCTCGCCGTCGCCGAGCCCTGGCGCCCGCACCGCAGCCTCGCCGCTCAGCTCGTCTGGCACCATTACGTGGCCCTGCAGGAACAGGCCAGAGCCCTGAAGACGGCCAAAGGAAAGAAGAAACCGTGA
- a CDS encoding BolA family transcriptional regulator produces MAMEAAVIEKLIREGIPDATVEIADLRGDGDHYAALVTSAAFKGKSRVQQHQMVYAALQGKMGGELHALALTTAVPEGA; encoded by the coding sequence ATGGCGATGGAAGCCGCGGTGATCGAAAAGCTCATCAGGGAAGGCATCCCGGACGCGACGGTGGAGATCGCCGACCTGCGCGGCGACGGCGACCATTACGCCGCGCTGGTCACCTCCGCCGCCTTCAAGGGCAAGTCGCGCGTGCAGCAGCACCAGATGGTCTACGCCGCCCTCCAGGGCAAGATGGGCGGGGAGCTGCACGCCCTGGCCCTGACCACCGCCGTGCCGGAAGGCGCGTAG
- the purL gene encoding phosphoribosylformylglycinamidine synthase subunit PurL translates to MAREFGLSEGEYNNALEILGRKPTYTELGIISVMWSEHCSYKSSKKWLMTLPTTGPQVICGPGENAGVVDAGDGDAIIFKMESHNHPSYIEPFQGAATGVGGILRDVFTMGARPIANMNALRFGAPEHPKTRHLVSGVVAGIAHYGNCVGVPTIGGETNFHPAYNGNILVNAMTVGVAKADRIFYSAAAGVGNPVVYVGSKTGRDGIHGATMASAEFSEDSEEKRPTVQVGDPFTEKLLIEACLELMETDAIVAIQDMGAAGLTSSSVEMAGKGGLGIELVLDDVPMREEGMTPYEIMLSESQERMLIILKPGREEVAKAIFDKWELDFAVIGTLTDTGKLVIKMHGQTWCDMPIAPVSNASPLYDRPWEPTPAAAELEDAVRALPADKSLGDILEKIMSCPDQASKRWIWEQYDSLVNGDTRFMSGQADAGVVRLPGQSKGIAVTTDCTPRYCLADPVRGGAQAVAEAYRNLSAVGALPLAVTDNMNFGNPEKPRIMGQFVGAIQGMADACRALDFPVVSGNVSLYNETNGEAILPTPAIGAVGLLPDAMIAVGIAFRNEGDTILLVGEGTGHLGQSLYLREILGREDGPPPPVDLAVERRNGEFVRGLIAEGLVVSSHDIQDGGLLVTVAEMAMAGGIGANLSGLDGADAGTLFGEDQGRYVLAVRADKAAAVQEKAKAAGVPVSVLGKTNGTALTGRGGEAITIARLKKANEAWLPGYMAAAE, encoded by the coding sequence ATGGCCCGCGAGTTCGGCCTGTCCGAAGGGGAATACAACAACGCCCTGGAGATCCTGGGGCGCAAGCCGACCTACACGGAACTGGGCATCATCTCGGTGATGTGGTCGGAGCATTGCTCCTACAAGTCGTCGAAGAAGTGGCTGATGACGCTGCCGACCACCGGCCCGCAGGTCATCTGCGGCCCCGGCGAGAACGCCGGCGTGGTCGATGCCGGCGACGGCGACGCCATCATCTTCAAGATGGAGAGCCACAACCACCCGTCCTACATCGAGCCCTTCCAGGGCGCGGCGACGGGCGTGGGCGGCATCCTGCGCGACGTGTTCACCATGGGCGCGCGGCCCATCGCGAACATGAACGCGCTGCGCTTCGGCGCGCCCGAGCATCCCAAGACCCGCCATCTGGTGTCGGGCGTGGTGGCCGGCATCGCCCATTACGGCAACTGCGTCGGCGTGCCGACGATCGGCGGCGAGACCAACTTCCACCCGGCCTACAACGGCAACATCCTGGTCAACGCGATGACCGTGGGCGTGGCCAAGGCCGACCGGATCTTCTATTCGGCCGCCGCCGGCGTCGGCAACCCGGTGGTGTATGTCGGCTCCAAGACGGGCCGCGACGGCATCCACGGCGCGACCATGGCGTCGGCCGAGTTCAGCGAGGATTCGGAGGAGAAGCGCCCGACCGTGCAGGTCGGCGACCCCTTCACCGAGAAGCTGCTGATCGAAGCCTGCCTGGAGCTGATGGAGACGGACGCCATCGTCGCCATCCAGGACATGGGCGCGGCCGGCCTCACCTCCTCCTCGGTCGAGATGGCCGGCAAGGGCGGACTCGGCATCGAGCTGGTGCTCGACGACGTGCCGATGCGCGAGGAGGGGATGACCCCCTACGAGATCATGCTCTCCGAAAGCCAGGAGCGCATGCTGATCATCCTGAAGCCGGGCCGCGAGGAGGTCGCCAAGGCGATCTTCGACAAGTGGGAACTCGACTTCGCCGTGATCGGCACGCTGACCGACACCGGCAAGCTGGTCATCAAGATGCACGGCCAGACCTGGTGCGACATGCCGATCGCGCCGGTGTCCAACGCCTCACCGCTCTACGACCGCCCGTGGGAGCCGACCCCGGCCGCCGCGGAGCTGGAGGACGCTGTGCGCGCCCTGCCGGCCGACAAGTCGCTGGGCGACATCCTGGAAAAAATCATGTCCTGCCCCGATCAGGCGTCCAAGCGCTGGATCTGGGAGCAGTATGACAGCCTCGTGAACGGCGACACCCGCTTCATGTCCGGTCAGGCCGACGCGGGCGTGGTGCGGCTGCCCGGCCAGAGCAAGGGCATCGCCGTCACCACCGACTGCACCCCGCGCTACTGCCTCGCCGACCCGGTGCGCGGCGGCGCCCAGGCGGTGGCCGAGGCCTACCGCAACCTGTCCGCCGTCGGCGCCCTGCCGCTGGCCGTCACCGACAACATGAACTTCGGCAACCCCGAGAAGCCGCGGATCATGGGCCAGTTCGTCGGCGCCATCCAGGGCATGGCCGACGCCTGCCGCGCGCTGGACTTCCCGGTCGTGTCGGGCAACGTCTCGCTCTACAACGAGACCAACGGCGAGGCGATCCTGCCGACCCCGGCCATCGGCGCCGTGGGCCTGCTGCCGGACGCCATGATCGCCGTCGGCATCGCCTTCCGGAACGAGGGCGACACCATCCTGCTCGTCGGCGAGGGCACCGGCCATCTCGGCCAGTCGCTCTACCTGCGGGAGATCCTGGGCCGCGAGGACGGCCCGCCGCCCCCGGTCGATCTGGCGGTGGAGCGCCGCAACGGCGAGTTCGTCCGCGGCCTGATCGCCGAGGGTCTGGTGGTGTCGAGCCACGACATCCAGGACGGCGGCCTGCTGGTCACCGTGGCCGAGATGGCCATGGCCGGCGGCATCGGCGCCAATCTGTCGGGCCTCGACGGTGCGGACGCCGGCACCCTGTTCGGCGAGGACCAGGGCCGCTACGTCCTGGCCGTCCGCGCCGACAAGGCCGCCGCGGTGCAGGAGAAGGCCAAGGCCGCCGGCGTGCCGGTGAGCGTGCTCGGCAAGACGAACGGCACCGCCCTGACCGGCCGTGGCGGCGAGGCGATCACCATCGCCCGCCTGAAGAAGGCCAACGAGGCCTGGCTGCCCGGCTACATGGCCGCCGCCGAGTGA
- the purQ gene encoding phosphoribosylformylglycinamidine synthase subunit PurQ, protein MKAAVIVFPGSNRERDAVAALEAASGTKPHLVWHRDTELPKVDLILVPGGFSYGDYLRSGAMAAHSPIMREVKARADQGVRVLGICNGFQIITEAGLLPGALMRNAKLKFICRTVHLRVENTDSPFTAKYRKGQIVRYPVAHGDGNYWTDAETVKRLDGEGQVAFRYVSDEGSADPRWNRNDWNPNGSLDNIAGIFNAKRTVLGLMPHPEDAVSAFHGNTDGKPMFDGLVEALS, encoded by the coding sequence ATGAAGGCCGCCGTCATCGTTTTCCCCGGCTCCAACCGCGAACGCGACGCCGTCGCCGCGCTGGAGGCCGCCAGCGGAACCAAGCCGCATCTGGTCTGGCACCGCGACACCGAACTGCCCAAGGTCGATCTCATCCTCGTGCCGGGCGGCTTCTCCTATGGCGACTATCTGCGCTCCGGCGCCATGGCGGCGCACTCGCCGATCATGCGCGAGGTCAAGGCGCGGGCCGATCAGGGCGTGCGGGTGCTCGGCATCTGCAACGGCTTCCAGATCATCACCGAGGCGGGGCTGCTGCCCGGCGCGCTGATGCGCAACGCCAAGCTGAAGTTCATCTGCCGCACGGTGCACCTGCGGGTGGAGAACACGGACAGCCCCTTCACGGCCAAGTACCGCAAGGGCCAGATCGTCCGCTATCCGGTGGCGCACGGCGACGGCAACTACTGGACCGACGCCGAGACGGTGAAGCGTCTGGACGGCGAGGGCCAGGTGGCCTTCCGCTACGTCAGCGACGAGGGCAGCGCCGACCCGCGCTGGAACCGGAACGACTGGAACCCGAACGGTTCGCTGGACAACATCGCCGGCATCTTCAACGCCAAGCGCACCGTGCTCGGCCTGATGCCGCACCCCGAGGACGCGGTGTCCGCCTTCCATGGCAACACCGACGGCAAGCCCATGTTCGACGGTCTGGTGGAGGCCCTGTCGTGA
- the purB gene encoding adenylosuccinate lyase gives MIPRYTRPEMARIWEPENRFRIWFEIEAHACDAQAELGVIPKEAAAAVWERGKWEIDRIDEIERETRHDVIAFLTNLAEHVGPEARFVHQGMTSSDVLDTCLAVQMTQAADLLLDDMDKLLAVLKRRAYEHKDTVTIGRSHGIHAEPTTFGLKLAGHYAAFARGRERLVQARADIATCAISGAVGTFANIDPRVEQHVAAKMGLTPEPVSTQVIPRDRHAFYFSVLGVIASSIENLAVEIRHLQRTEVREAEEYFHPGQKGSSAMPHKRNPVLSENLTGLARIVRAAVVPALENVALWHERDISHSSVERMFGPDATVTLDFALARLTGMMDKLVVYPERMQKNLDDLGGLVFSQRVLLALTQAGMSREDSYKAVQRNAMQVWEKGGNFLDLLSSDADVAKHISRETLAPMFDMTYHTKNVDMVFKRVFGE, from the coding sequence ATGATCCCCCGCTACACCCGCCCCGAAATGGCCCGCATCTGGGAGCCGGAGAACCGGTTCCGCATCTGGTTCGAGATCGAGGCGCACGCCTGCGACGCGCAGGCGGAGCTGGGGGTCATCCCGAAGGAGGCCGCCGCCGCCGTGTGGGAGCGCGGCAAGTGGGAGATCGACCGCATCGACGAGATCGAGCGGGAGACCCGCCACGACGTCATCGCCTTCCTGACCAACCTCGCCGAACATGTCGGGCCGGAAGCGCGCTTCGTCCACCAGGGCATGACCTCGTCGGACGTGCTGGACACCTGCCTCGCCGTGCAAATGACCCAGGCCGCCGACCTGCTGCTCGACGACATGGACAAGCTGCTGGCCGTGCTGAAGCGCCGCGCCTACGAGCACAAGGACACCGTCACCATCGGGCGCAGCCACGGCATCCACGCCGAGCCGACGACCTTCGGCCTGAAGCTGGCCGGCCATTACGCCGCCTTCGCCCGCGGGCGGGAGCGTCTGGTCCAGGCGCGCGCCGACATCGCCACCTGCGCCATCTCCGGCGCGGTCGGCACCTTCGCCAACATCGACCCGCGGGTGGAGCAGCACGTCGCCGCCAAGATGGGCCTGACGCCGGAGCCGGTGTCCACCCAGGTCATCCCGCGCGACCGCCATGCCTTCTACTTCTCGGTTCTGGGCGTCATCGCCTCGTCGATCGAAAATCTGGCCGTGGAGATCCGCCACCTCCAGCGCACCGAGGTGCGCGAGGCGGAGGAGTATTTCCATCCGGGCCAGAAGGGCTCCTCGGCGATGCCGCACAAGCGCAACCCGGTGCTGTCGGAGAACCTGACCGGTCTGGCGCGCATCGTCCGCGCCGCCGTCGTCCCGGCGCTGGAGAACGTCGCCCTGTGGCACGAGCGCGACATCTCCCACAGCTCGGTCGAGCGCATGTTCGGCCCCGACGCCACGGTGACGCTGGACTTCGCGCTGGCCCGCCTGACCGGCATGATGGACAAGCTGGTCGTCTATCCGGAGCGCATGCAGAAGAACCTGGACGACCTGGGCGGCCTGGTCTTCTCGCAGCGCGTCCTGCTCGCCCTGACCCAGGCCGGGATGAGCCGCGAGGACAGCTACAAGGCGGTGCAGCGCAACGCCATGCAGGTGTGGGAGAAGGGCGGCAACTTCCTGGACCTGCTGTCGTCGGACGCCGACGTGGCGAAGCACATCTCCCGCGAGACGCTGGCCCCGATGTTCGACATGACCTACCACACGAAGAACGTCGACATGGTGTTCAAGCGCGTGTTCGGCGAGTGA
- a CDS encoding NRDE family protein, with protein MCSVILLRRPDATWPLILGANRDEMAGRPWKAPARHWPDRPNVVAGLDELAGGSWLGMNDEGVVAAVLNRMGTLGPEAGKRSRGELVLDALDFADAAEAAEAMAQLDTRAYRPFNLLIADNRDARLLVHRGPSPRNRPEVIEIPEGVHMVTASDLDDVAEDPRQAQYLPLFQHAAPPDPERGEAKDRWGGWPELLASRIWDDGERGERGAMNFLLPTGFGTVSSALIALPAVERPDLDPVWHFAAGRPHEAPWQPVSFGPVSLG; from the coding sequence ATGTGCAGCGTGATCCTCCTGCGACGACCGGACGCAACGTGGCCCCTGATCCTGGGCGCCAACCGCGACGAGATGGCCGGGCGGCCCTGGAAGGCGCCGGCGCGCCACTGGCCCGACCGCCCCAACGTCGTCGCCGGGCTGGACGAGCTGGCCGGCGGCTCCTGGTTGGGCATGAACGACGAGGGCGTCGTGGCCGCCGTGCTGAACCGCATGGGCACGCTGGGGCCGGAGGCCGGAAAGCGCTCCCGCGGCGAGCTGGTGCTGGACGCGCTGGACTTCGCCGACGCGGCGGAGGCGGCGGAGGCCATGGCGCAGCTCGACACGCGGGCCTACCGCCCCTTCAACCTGCTGATCGCCGACAACCGCGACGCCCGGCTGCTGGTCCACCGCGGCCCTTCCCCGCGCAACCGCCCGGAGGTGATCGAAATCCCCGAGGGCGTGCACATGGTCACCGCCAGCGACCTGGACGACGTGGCGGAGGACCCGCGGCAGGCCCAGTATCTGCCCCTCTTCCAGCACGCGGCACCGCCCGACCCGGAGCGGGGAGAGGCGAAGGACCGGTGGGGCGGCTGGCCGGAGCTGCTGGCGAGCCGCATCTGGGACGACGGCGAGCGCGGCGAGCGCGGGGCGATGAACTTCCTGCTGCCCACCGGCTTCGGCACGGTGTCGAGCGCGCTGATCGCCCTGCCCGCCGTGGAGCGCCCGGACCTCGACCCGGTCTGGCACTTCGCCGCCGGCCGGCCGCACGAGGCGCCGTGGCAGCCCGTCTCCTTCGGGCCGGTCTCCTTAGGGTAG
- the grxD gene encoding Grx4 family monothiol glutaredoxin has product MVDQNVKDRIEQDIKGNDVVLYMKGTPVFPQCGFSAAVVQVLSTVGVKFKGINILEDPGLRQGLKDYSNWPTFPQLYVKGELVGGCDIVREMYESGELQSLLADKGVATGANA; this is encoded by the coding sequence ATGGTTGACCAGAACGTCAAGGATCGCATCGAGCAGGACATCAAGGGCAACGATGTCGTGCTGTACATGAAGGGCACGCCCGTCTTCCCGCAGTGCGGCTTCTCCGCCGCCGTCGTCCAGGTGCTCAGCACCGTCGGCGTGAAGTTCAAGGGCATCAACATCCTGGAGGACCCGGGCCTGCGCCAGGGGCTGAAGGACTACTCGAACTGGCCGACCTTCCCGCAGCTCTACGTCAAGGGCGAGCTGGTCGGCGGCTGCGACATCGTGCGCGAGATGTACGAGTCGGGCGAGCTGCAGTCGCTGCTGGCCGACAAGGGCGTCGCAACGGGCGCCAACGCCTGA
- the purC gene encoding phosphoribosylaminoimidazolesuccinocarboxamide synthase, whose amino-acid sequence MTRRRRIYEGKAKVLFEGPEPGTLVQYFKDDATAFNNQKKGIITGKGVLNNRISEYLMSRLSEIGVPTHFVRRLNMREQLVREVEIIPIELVVRNTAAGSLSKRFGIPEGTPLPRSIIEYYYKSDELNNPMVTEEHITAFGWAAPQDLDDMVALSLRVNDYLSGLFLGIGLRLVDFKLEFGRLWENEEMRIVLADEISPDNCRLWDIKTNEKLDKDRFRQDLGQVEEAYQEVARRLGILPEGGPVDVKGPKTVQ is encoded by the coding sequence ATGACACGACGTCGGCGCATCTACGAAGGCAAGGCGAAGGTCCTGTTCGAAGGTCCGGAGCCGGGCACGCTGGTGCAGTACTTCAAGGACGACGCGACCGCCTTCAACAACCAGAAGAAGGGCATCATCACCGGCAAGGGGGTGCTGAACAACCGCATCTCCGAATACCTGATGAGCCGTTTGTCGGAAATCGGCGTGCCGACGCACTTCGTGCGCCGCCTGAACATGCGCGAGCAGCTGGTTCGCGAGGTCGAGATCATCCCCATCGAGCTGGTCGTGCGCAACACCGCCGCCGGCTCGCTGTCCAAGCGCTTCGGCATCCCCGAGGGGACCCCGCTGCCGCGCTCGATCATCGAGTATTATTACAAGTCCGACGAGCTGAACAATCCCATGGTCACCGAGGAGCACATCACGGCCTTCGGCTGGGCGGCTCCGCAGGACCTCGACGACATGGTGGCGCTGTCGCTCCGTGTGAACGACTATCTGTCGGGCCTCTTCCTCGGCATCGGCCTGCGGCTGGTGGACTTCAAGCTGGAGTTCGGCCGGCTGTGGGAGAACGAGGAGATGCGCATCGTGCTGGCCGACGAGATCAGCCCCGACAACTGCCGCCTGTGGGACATCAAGACCAACGAGAAGCTGGACAAGGACCGCTTCCGCCAGGACCTCGGTCAGGTCGAGGAGGCCTACCAGGAGGTCGCCCGGCGCCTCGGCATCCTGCCCGAAGGCGGCCCGGTGGACGTCAAGGGTCCCAAGACCGTCCAATAA
- a CDS encoding LysR substrate-binding domain-containing protein, protein MSSRFPPLNALRAFVAAARHSSFRLAAEELNVTPGAVSRQIRSLEFFLGIPLFDRSQRQVRLTEAGARYFTRIADLFTEIQQATDTLLDGDGRRTLRVDCIPTFAMHWLLPRLPLFQQRFPELAVSLSTAPGPIDTSRPFDYAIRRDPAHFAGLKPLPLMREHCVPVCSPSLPGLETLRGPADLTRRTVITIRARADLLPAWSTAHGLELDAFRSRMEVDHTYFAIQAAEDGLGVAIVPRLFVERPLETGRLTAPLGAEGVVSGHYYLLESRQRGHTEAPAFPDWLREQAMTSANPSPAPGEGGAEGAG, encoded by the coding sequence ATGTCCTCCCGCTTTCCGCCGCTGAACGCCCTGCGGGCCTTCGTCGCCGCCGCCCGCCATTCCAGCTTCCGCCTCGCCGCGGAGGAGCTGAACGTCACCCCCGGCGCGGTCAGCCGCCAGATCCGCAGCCTGGAATTCTTCCTCGGCATTCCCCTGTTCGACCGCAGCCAGCGGCAGGTCCGGCTGACCGAGGCCGGGGCGCGCTACTTCACCCGCATCGCCGATCTGTTCACCGAGATCCAGCAGGCGACCGACACGCTGCTCGACGGCGACGGGCGGCGGACGCTGCGGGTGGACTGCATCCCAACCTTCGCCATGCACTGGCTGCTGCCGCGCCTGCCCCTGTTCCAGCAGCGCTTCCCGGAGCTGGCGGTGTCGCTGTCCACCGCCCCCGGCCCGATCGACACCAGCCGGCCCTTCGACTACGCCATCCGCCGCGACCCCGCCCATTTCGCCGGGCTGAAGCCGCTGCCGCTGATGCGCGAGCATTGCGTGCCGGTGTGCAGCCCGTCCCTGCCGGGGTTGGAGACGCTGCGCGGCCCCGCCGACCTGACCCGCCGGACGGTCATCACCATCCGCGCCCGCGCCGACCTGCTGCCGGCCTGGAGCACGGCGCACGGGCTGGAGCTGGACGCCTTCCGCAGCCGGATGGAGGTGGACCACACCTACTTCGCCATCCAGGCGGCGGAAGACGGGCTGGGCGTCGCCATCGTGCCGCGGCTGTTCGTGGAACGCCCGCTGGAGACCGGGCGGCTGACCGCGCCGCTGGGGGCCGAGGGGGTGGTGTCCGGACATTATTACCTGCTGGAAAGCCGCCAGCGCGGCCACACCGAGGCGCCGGCCTTTCCCGATTGGCTGCGCGAGCAGGCCATGACGTCCGCCAATCCCTCTCCCGCCCCGGGAGAGGGTGGCGCCGAAGGCGCCGGGTGA